In Quercus robur chromosome 11, dhQueRobu3.1, whole genome shotgun sequence, the following proteins share a genomic window:
- the LOC126706052 gene encoding zinc transporter 5-like, translating into MIKFQISLFKFLTIFTLILLVGPIQVSSKCTCESQEEDGSISKALKYKPVSIASILLASALGVSLPFLVKRFRFLNPEKDIYFLIKAFAAGIILATGFVHVLPDAYQSLNSPCLGENPWGKFPFTGFVAMVSAIGTLLMEAFATGYRKRSDLRKAQPLDADEEESDEAHAGHVHGSISVLEKSNSSDLVRHRIISQVLELGIVVHSVIIGISLGTSESAKTIKPLVAALSFHQFFEGMGLGGCISQAKFSHRTVAIMVLFFSLTTPAGIAVGIGISKMYNVNSPTALIVQGLLLSASAGILIYMALVDLLAADFMSRKMLSNFRLQVGASFTLLLGACCMSLLAKWGES; encoded by the exons ATGATCAAGTTCCAAATTTCTTTATTCAAATTCTTAACCATCTTTACTCTTATTCTTCTTGTTGGACCTATCCAAGTCTCTTCAAAGTGCACATGTGAATCCCAAGAAGAAGATGGAAGCATATCCAAGGCACTCAAATACAAACCAGTTTCCATAGCTTCAATCCTACTTGCTAGTGCATTAGGAGTTAGTCTTCCATTTTTGGTAAAGAGATTTAGATTTTTAAACCCAGAGAAAGACATTTATTTCCTTATTAAGGCCTTTGCAGCCGGGATAATCTTAGCAACCGGGTTCGTTCATGTACTTCCTGATGCTTATCAAAGTTTAAACAGCCCTTGCCTTGGTGAAAATCCGTGGGGAAAGTTTCCCTTTACGGGTTTTGTGGCAATGGTGTCAGCTATTGGGACATTGTTGATGGAAGCTTTTGCTACAGGATACCGAAAGAGGTCTGATCTGAGGAAAGCTCAGCCACTGGATGCTGATGAGGAGGAAAGTGACGAGGCACATGCAGGTCATGTACATGGTTCTATATCTGTATTAGAGAAGTCAAATTCATCTGATCTTGTTCGGCATCGCATAATATCTCAG GTTTTGGAGTTGGGAATCGTGGTCCATTCAGTGATAATTGGAATATCGCTTGGTACTTCTGAAAGTGCAAAGACAATCAAGCCTCTGGTAGCAGCATTGAGTTTCCATCAGTTTTTTGAGGGCATGGGACTTGGCGGATGCATCTCTCAG GCGAAATTCAGCCATCGAACTGTGGCAATTATGGTACTATTCTTCTCCCTTACCACTCCAGCGGGAATAGCTGTTGGCATAGGCATATCGAAAATGTACAATGTGAATAGCCCAACTGCACTCATTGTTCAAGGGCTTCTCTTATCAGCATCTGCTGGAATTTTAATTTACATGGCACTTGTTGATCTTCTTGCAGCTGACTTTATGAGCAGAAAAATGCTAAGCAATTTTAGGCTCCAAGTTGGAGCCAGTTTTACACTTCTTCTGGGAGCTTGTTGCATGTCACTCTTGGCCAAATGGGGAGaatcttga